In the Blautia coccoides genome, AGCTGGATGTCTTTTGCACTGGAAGCCATCGTTTTCTCCTTGAATTTAACACCTTTATTATACCAGAAACACAGCCATTCCTAAAGGAAAACAAGTACTGAAAAACGCTGAATTTATAAGGAAACCTGACATTTTTCTGTGCAGGATTTTTACCAGGATCCAGATGCTTTTTTACTCTGCTTTGAGTGCTTTTGGCTGGTCGATATCAATTCCTGACATTAGCCAGTCGAACTCCCTCCAGGAAAGATTCCGGACTTCCGACTGCTTCCTTGGCCATTGATACCCGCCCCGGATAGACAACCGTTTATAGACCAGGACAAAACCATCCGGTTCATGGAACAGAGCTTTGATCCTGTCCCGTCTTCTTCCACAGAACAGGAAGAGCGCACTGGATGTCGGATCCATCTTAAGCTGGTCTTCGATAATGGCACAGAGACCATCGATCGATTTGCGCATATCGGTATAGCCGCAGACAATGTAGATTTTTTCGAGGCCGGAGATATCACCTAACATGAGGTCTCCCGGATCAGGCGGAGTGTCCTGGTGAGCAGGGCAGGATCGGCATCATTGCTGATGCGGATTGTTACATTATTCATGGACACTTCAATCGTATGTGAATTGTCAAGGTTCGTTTGGTGCATCTGCGATGCTATATGCTGTTCTGGAAGGTGATCCGAAACAATGTCAATGGGAACCACATCCTGTTTTGAATGCGCGATCCCACAATGACCATAATTCGGTGCCGGGATCTGATCCGCTGCTGCTTTTCTGCAGCGGCTGACCCAGTTATAAAAAGTGCTTACTGCGATATCGTTTTCACGACACCAGTCAGCATCTGTCATGCCGCTTTGGCGGCATTCATTGATAAGCCGGATCTGTTCCGCCATCGGAACACGGGCTTTGCGAGTAGTTGTCATAACCTATCCTCCGTAATTGTAGTGAAATAGTCTAAATATCTTTCATCTACAATTATAGAGGAAACCAGGAAAATAGAAAATCCGCAGGAATATTTGGCGCTTACTTTCCAGATTGAGTATTCCGTGGCTTGAGGGTTCTTCCGCATATTTTGGTATTTATACATTAGGGCGATACATAAGTTTTGCTTCTAATAACTGACGGCTGCATCGTCCATACATTGTACGCTTTACCATTTTTAATTTGTTATTTGTCCCTTCAACAAATCCATTAGATAGAGGGCTTGCAACTGAATTTTCGACTGCTTCAATATCTTTTTCAAGCCCAGCTGCAAAGCGGGATAATTCCTGTATTTCTGATAGTTTATACTTTTCAATGAATAAATAAAGCAGCACCATATTTTTTTGATCGTATATATTTCGAAATTCTCGGATACATATATCTAACTGACGGATTTTAGGATAATGCTCCATAATATAAATGCAATGTGCCTTGCTCAAGTCAGCGTTCATCCAAAGAAAACGAAAAATGCCTGCTCGTGAAATATGGTCATATTGTTGCAGTTTCTTCCGTTTTTGAATAACCTCTGCAGAAGAACTTTTATAAACAGCTACATCAATATGCTCTCGCTTTATGATTTTATTCATATAATCATAAGCAGCCGAATGCTTACCCTTATAACCTTTTTTGAGCAGATGACAATAGACATCTTTTCTGCTCACACCTGCGTTCAGTTCTTTTACGATATCACCATAAAATTGATCCATACCGCTCCTATAATTGAATAATCCGGGGTGAAATCCATCACCTGTCCGGTGTATGGAAATCACCAATCCGTTTAGATGGAAATCGCATTTCCGTTAAAAAGGAAATCGCTTTATCTATAAAAACCTTATAATGAGGTCATGCACCTGTTGGTGTAAATTCATTATAAGGAGGTCACACTTATGACCAAGTACAGAGAAATCATTCGCCTTACCGGCCTAGGATTCTCACAACGCGATATCATGGCTAGCTGTGGTGTCGCACAGAAAACTGTCGTCAAGGTTCAGAAACGTGCCAAAGAATTAAATCTTTCATGGCCGCTTGATGATGCAATGACTGACACAGAGCTTCAAAGGCTCATGTTCTCCAAGGAGAACAAGGTATCACCTAACAAGCGTATACCTGACTACGCTTACATCCACAAGGAACTGCTCCGCAACGGAGTCAGCAAAAAGCTTCTGTGGACAGAATACATGGAGGACTGCCGTGCCAACGGTGAGGAACCGCTCATGTATTCCCAGTTCTGCTATCACATCCAGCAAGATGAGCAGAAACGGCGTGCTACCATGCATATCAACCGCAAACCCGGCGAACAGGTTGAAGTAGACTGGGCAGGAGCTTCTGCAACAGTCATCGACCCGGATACCGGCGAAATTATCAAAGCTTACATATTTGTTGGCGTAATGACCTACAGTCAGTATGCATATGTGGAAGCATTTCTGGATATGAAGCAGAAATCATGGATTAATGCTCATGTCCATATGTACGAATATTTTGGCGGTGTCGCCAGAATCCTCGTACCGGATAACTGTAAAACAGCAGTTGTTCACAATGGTGGATTTAAAGACCAGCAGATCAATGAAACCTATCAGGAAATGGCCGAACACTATGGCACCGCTATTATTCCGGCGCGTGTCAGGGCACCCAAGGACAAGCCGAATGCTGAGGGAACGGTAGGAAACATATCTACCTGGATCACAGCAGCACTTCGGGATGAACAGTTCTTCTCCCTTGCCGAATTAAACCGGGCAATCAGAGATAAGCTAGAACTGTTCAACCAAAGGCTCTTTCAGAAGAAAGAGGGTAGTCGGCGAAGCTTATTTCTTGGGGAAGAAAAACCATTGCTGGCACCATTACCTGCTACCCGTTTTGAACTGAGTGACTGGAAAACAGCCACCGTCCAGTTCAATTATCACATATCTGTAGACGGAATGCTATACTCCGTTCCGTATGAATACATCAAAAAGAAAGTTGATGTGAAGGTAACAGATACCACTATTGAAATTTTCTACAACCATAACCGCATTGCTTCCCATCGGCGTCTGAAAGGGCGCTCTGGGCAATACAGCACAATTACAGAGCATATGCCAGAAGACCACCAGAAATATCTGGAGTGGAACGGTGACCGCTTTCGTAAGTGGGCTGAGCGGATTGGTATAAATACGTACACTGCAGTTAATGCGATATTAACCTCCAAAGGTGTGGAACAACAGACCTATCGGAGCTGCATGGGGCTTCTAAAGCTTGCTGAGAAATACTCAGATGCATTGCTTGAAACTGCCTGTAAAAAGGCATTATCCTATACAGCATCGCCAAGTTACAAGAGTATTAAAAACATCCTTGTAATAGGTTCTGTTAAACAAGAATCAGAAGCATCTGAATCCAAGAACACACAGAAAGCACACGGCATCACAAGAGGTGCCGACTACTATCGGAGGTAAACGCATATGACTAATCAGAGTACAATAGATAAACTAATTGAAATGCGCCTGACTGCAATGGCAGACGCATTCCGCAGCCAGCTGGATGATCCAAAATTTAAGGAGATTTCTTTCGAGGATCAATTCGGAATGCTGATAGATATCGAATACAGCAGCCGCAAAAGCAATCGTCTCAGAAGATTGATTAAGAATGCCGGATTCGATCAGCCGGAAGCAAATATTATGGATATCAACTACACTTCCGGGCGCAAGCTGAACAAGGAAATGATTCACAGACTTGCCACTTGCGAATATATATCTGAACACCGGAATCTATTTATTACCGGAGCTACAGGCTGTGGTAAAACCTACATGGCCTGTGCCTTTGGCATGGAGGCCTGTAAGCAGTATTATAACACCAGATATATCCGCCTTCCGGATCTGCTCATAGATCTGGAAATAGCACGGACGGATGGTAATTATAAAAAAGTCATGGCAAAATATGCTAACCCCGTCGTTCTGATTCTGGACGAATGGCTTTTACTCAAGCCAACAGATACAGAACAAAGGGATATCTTCGAATTGCTCCATCGGAGGCGTAAGAAATCATCCACGATTTTCTGTTCTCAGTATGGCTTCGAAGAATGGTATGACCAGCTTGGTGGCGATGCAAGTCCACTTGCTGATGCAATCATTGATCGCATTGCTCATGACAGCTACCGAATCAACATCACAAGCATCGATACAGCTCATGACATCTCCATGCGAGAGGTATATGGACTGGACAAAACATTACGCGAGTAATCTCGCATAAGATGATTTCCACTTTCCGGACATCTGATTTCCAGATTTCCGGAAGTGCGATTTCACCGCACAAGAATATTCATATAATCTCTTTTGCATAGGGATTCATAGTCGCCATTAAGATACTTGGTGACTGTATTACGGCCACAATGCAAAATTTTAGCGATTTCTCTTTTGCTGTATCCGGCAGCGGCGTATTCTCGAATGCTGTTATATAGTTGTACACTTTTAGGATTATATTCTATTGAATTATCCACAGCATCAGGCATTTTTTTTACCACTCTCCACGAGAGACTCCGAAACTGCTGCTTCTGCATAAGATGAAGCAGCATCTTTGGGAATTTTTATGTCCACTGGCACTGTTGAATTTATTACATTCTTTACTGCTTCAAGAAGATTCTGATGCAAGTGGAATCGGTCTGCAATCTGCATACAATCCGGCAAAATTTCTTCCACTGCCTTTGCATATGCAGATGCACGGTCACGAGTCACTGTTGTTACCTGCTTATTCTGAGTCAGCCATGCTTTTAGGGCAGATCCATCCCGTCCTTCCAGAACAGCAACAGGAATATGGGAATTTTCATCAACAATAATCGTTCCATAAGTATGCCGTTTTTTAAAAGCAAAATCATCCACACCAACA is a window encoding:
- the tnpB gene encoding IS66 family insertion sequence element accessory protein TnpB (TnpB, as the term is used for proteins encoded by IS66 family insertion elements, is considered an accessory protein, since TnpC, encoded by a neighboring gene, is a DDE family transposase.), encoding MLGDISGLEKIYIVCGYTDMRKSIDGLCAIIEDQLKMDPTSSALFLFCGRRRDRIKALFHEPDGFVLVYKRLSIRGGYQWPRKQSEVRNLSWREFDWLMSGIDIDQPKALKAE
- the tnpA gene encoding IS66 family insertion sequence element accessory protein TnpA translates to MTTTRKARVPMAEQIRLINECRQSGMTDADWCRENDIAVSTFYNWVSRCRKAAADQIPAPNYGHCGIAHSKQDVVPIDIVSDHLPEQHIASQMHQTNLDNSHTIEVSMNNVTIRISNDADPALLTRTLRLIRETSC
- a CDS encoding transposase, yielding MDQFYGDIVKELNAGVSRKDVYCHLLKKGYKGKHSAAYDYMNKIIKREHIDVAVYKSSSAEVIQKRKKLQQYDHISRAGIFRFLWMNADLSKAHCIYIMEHYPKIRQLDICIREFRNIYDQKNMVLLYLFIEKYKLSEIQELSRFAAGLEKDIEAVENSVASPLSNGFVEGTNNKLKMVKRTMYGRCSRQLLEAKLMYRPNV
- the istA gene encoding IS21 family transposase, whose protein sequence is MTKYREIIRLTGLGFSQRDIMASCGVAQKTVVKVQKRAKELNLSWPLDDAMTDTELQRLMFSKENKVSPNKRIPDYAYIHKELLRNGVSKKLLWTEYMEDCRANGEEPLMYSQFCYHIQQDEQKRRATMHINRKPGEQVEVDWAGASATVIDPDTGEIIKAYIFVGVMTYSQYAYVEAFLDMKQKSWINAHVHMYEYFGGVARILVPDNCKTAVVHNGGFKDQQINETYQEMAEHYGTAIIPARVRAPKDKPNAEGTVGNISTWITAALRDEQFFSLAELNRAIRDKLELFNQRLFQKKEGSRRSLFLGEEKPLLAPLPATRFELSDWKTATVQFNYHISVDGMLYSVPYEYIKKKVDVKVTDTTIEIFYNHNRIASHRRLKGRSGQYSTITEHMPEDHQKYLEWNGDRFRKWAERIGINTYTAVNAILTSKGVEQQTYRSCMGLLKLAEKYSDALLETACKKALSYTASPSYKSIKNILVIGSVKQESEASESKNTQKAHGITRGADYYRR
- the istB gene encoding IS21-like element helper ATPase IstB yields the protein MTNQSTIDKLIEMRLTAMADAFRSQLDDPKFKEISFEDQFGMLIDIEYSSRKSNRLRRLIKNAGFDQPEANIMDINYTSGRKLNKEMIHRLATCEYISEHRNLFITGATGCGKTYMACAFGMEACKQYYNTRYIRLPDLLIDLEIARTDGNYKKVMAKYANPVVLILDEWLLLKPTDTEQRDIFELLHRRRKKSSTIFCSQYGFEEWYDQLGGDASPLADAIIDRIAHDSYRINITSIDTAHDISMREVYGLDKTLRE
- a CDS encoding helix-turn-helix domain-containing protein — its product is MLLHLMQKQQFRSLSWRVVKKMPDAVDNSIEYNPKSVQLYNSIREYAAAGYSKREIAKILHCGRNTVTKYLNGDYESLCKRDYMNILVR
- a CDS encoding transposase encodes the protein MTERLIDFVTILAHETSCEASARIMQAMNVKISGDTVIRMLLKRYQTQSHIPCGSHVGVDDFAFKKRHTYGTIIVDENSHIPVAVLEGRDGSALKAWLTQNKQVTTVTRDRASAYAKAVEEILPDCMQIADRFHLHQNLLEAVKNVINSTVPVDIKIPKDAASSYAEAAVSESLVESGKKNA